A single genomic interval of Lathyrus oleraceus cultivar Zhongwan6 chromosome 7, CAAS_Psat_ZW6_1.0, whole genome shotgun sequence harbors:
- the LOC127104516 gene encoding RNA-binding protein Y14: protein MQGTAADGEALDFEPEDDDLMDEEGAPDAEASPPHPKLKSAITAASNLSIPKKTKGRGFRQDSDSAANRNSRLAGSGFDIVTADGGPGPQRSIEGWIILVTGVHEEAQDDDLLNAFGEYGEIKNLNLNLDRRTGFVKFDGYYVVMNELMLKDVLNLVLLIHFDDYTFYGIISMVVKISIIKSLRFYDLTHSNNLDLK, encoded by the exons ATGCAAGGAACCGCCGCCGACGGAGAAGCTTTGGATTTCGAGCCGGAGGATGATGACTTGATGGACGAAGAAGGTGCTCCTGACGCCGAAGCTTCACCGCCTCATCCCAAACTCAAATCCGCCATCACCGCTGCTTCGAATCTTTCCATTCCCAAAAAGACTAAAGGTCGTGGCTTCCGTCAGGATTCTGATTCTGCCGCTAACCGTAACTCCCGTCTCGCCGGTTCTGGTTTTGATATTGTTACTGCGGACGGTGGTCCTGGACCTCAAAGAT CCATTGAAGGATGGATTATTTTGGTGACCGGTGTGCATGAGGAAGCTCAAGATGATGATTTGCTAAATGCGTTTGGCGAATATGGAGAGATTAAGAACCTTAACTTGAATCTTGATCGCCGTACTGGTTTTGTCAAA TTTGATGGATACTATGTTGTCATGAATGAATTGATGTTAAAAGATGTTTTGAA CCTTGTATTGCTGATACATTTTGATGATTACACTTTTTATGGTATCATTTCCATGGTTGTCAAGATCTCGATCATAAAATCTTTAAGATTTTATGATCTCACTCACTCTAACAATCTCGATCTTAAGTAG